One Alkaliphilus sp. B6464 genomic window carries:
- a CDS encoding Na/Pi cotransporter family protein, with the protein MFEIISATSIGLGLFLLGMRFLTEGLDRFTSSRFRYMLINLKIHPLLGVLIGCIITGILQSSSGMTVILVGLVQSNLLTLYQATPIIMGANIGTTVTSQLIAFNMGKYSFIPFILGILINLTSKNKKICYIGEVLIGFSLIFIGIDLLTEGLSPLKDILAFQKILEEFGKMPILGALIGFSAISILQSSSTGVAILQTLASNGSISMYSAVSIMLGMNVGTCITSIISSLSLNRAAKQTAFVHLFFNIMGVVLIFPFINLLCAISVSLSPLNPSRQIANAHTIFNVFSTLILLPFTGIIVGAVQWIIKK; encoded by the coding sequence TTGTTTGAGATTATTTCTGCTACATCTATAGGTTTAGGATTATTTTTATTAGGTATGAGATTTCTTACAGAAGGATTAGATCGATTTACATCTAGTAGATTTAGATATATGCTTATTAATCTAAAAATTCATCCATTACTCGGAGTTTTAATAGGCTGTATCATTACAGGTATCTTACAGTCCAGCAGCGGTATGACAGTTATCTTAGTTGGCCTTGTTCAGTCTAATTTACTCACACTTTACCAAGCTACACCAATTATTATGGGAGCCAATATAGGCACAACTGTAACATCCCAGTTAATAGCGTTTAATATGGGTAAATACTCATTTATTCCATTTATATTGGGTATTTTAATTAATTTGACATCTAAAAATAAAAAAATTTGTTATATAGGAGAAGTGCTAATAGGTTTTTCTCTTATCTTTATTGGTATTGATCTATTAACTGAAGGTCTCTCACCTCTAAAAGATATATTAGCATTTCAAAAAATTTTAGAAGAGTTTGGAAAAATGCCTATATTAGGTGCTTTAATAGGCTTTTCTGCTATATCCATACTACAAAGCAGTAGTACAGGTGTAGCAATTCTACAAACATTAGCTAGTAATGGGTCAATATCCATGTATTCCGCTGTATCAATTATGCTTGGTATGAATGTTGGCACTTGTATAACATCTATAATATCAAGTTTATCTTTAAATAGAGCTGCTAAACAAACTGCTTTTGTACATCTTTTTTTTAATATTATGGGTGTAGTTTTAATTTTTCCCTTTATCAATTTATTATGTGCAATATCAGTTTCTTTATCACCACTTAATCCATCAAGACAAATTGCTAATGCTCATACAATTTTTAATGTTTTTAGTACTCTAATTCTTCTTCCCTTCACGGGCATTATTGTAGGCGCAGTACAATGGATTATAAAAAAATAA
- a CDS encoding LL-diaminopimelate aminotransferase — MSFYTDKISERLGGKMFSKKTEAYKFAKIKKAKEDAIKMHPHLSLIDLGIGEPDKPADIGVVNTLSLEAGRPENRLYADNGIPEFQEAAAKYLEEIYGLKNINPSTDIIHGMGSKSILSMLPMCFINHGDITLTTTPGYPIISTYTRYLGGDVYTLPLYKENNFYPNFSTIPKNILKRAKLLYINYPNNPTGQVATKEFYKEVVEFAYKNNIIVVSDAAYAPITFDGCEPLSFLSVEGAKDVGVELHSLSKGYNMTGWRLAFIVGDPLAIKVYGTVKDNTDSGQFRAIQKAAIYALNNNEISLRNCERYSRRLDLLVSALNEVGFSAKKPKGTFYCYVTIPKGTKSGIIFETAEEVSDYLIRNSLISTVPWDDAGAYLRLSVTFNANSQAEEIEIIEELKQRLLKLQLIF, encoded by the coding sequence ATGAGCTTTTATACCGACAAGATTTCAGAACGTCTTGGTGGTAAAATGTTTAGTAAAAAAACAGAAGCATACAAATTTGCAAAGATTAAAAAAGCAAAAGAAGATGCCATAAAGATGCACCCTCATCTATCTTTAATAGATCTTGGTATAGGTGAACCAGATAAACCGGCAGATATAGGAGTTGTAAATACACTGTCATTGGAAGCTGGCAGGCCAGAAAATCGTCTATATGCGGATAATGGTATTCCCGAATTTCAAGAAGCGGCTGCAAAATACCTAGAAGAAATCTATGGTCTAAAAAACATCAATCCTTCAACCGATATAATTCATGGAATGGGGTCTAAATCCATTTTATCAATGCTACCTATGTGTTTTATTAATCATGGAGACATTACCCTCACAACAACTCCAGGTTATCCTATAATTTCAACATATACTCGTTATCTTGGAGGTGATGTATATACCCTACCTCTATATAAAGAAAATAACTTCTATCCTAATTTTTCTACAATTCCTAAAAATATTTTAAAACGAGCTAAGCTATTATATATTAACTATCCTAATAACCCAACTGGACAAGTCGCAACTAAAGAATTTTATAAAGAAGTAGTAGAATTTGCATATAAAAACAATATCATTGTTGTGTCTGATGCCGCCTATGCTCCTATTACCTTTGATGGATGTGAACCTTTAAGCTTTCTATCTGTTGAAGGAGCTAAAGATGTCGGAGTGGAACTTCATAGTTTATCTAAGGGATATAATATGACAGGTTGGAGATTAGCATTTATTGTAGGTGACCCATTAGCTATTAAAGTTTATGGAACAGTAAAAGATAATACGGATTCTGGTCAGTTTAGAGCTATACAGAAAGCAGCTATTTATGCATTAAATAATAATGAAATTAGCTTAAGAAATTGTGAAAGATATTCTAGACGTCTTGACCTATTAGTTAGCGCCTTAAACGAAGTAGGATTCTCCGCTAAAAAACCTAAAGGAACTTTCTATTGTTATGTCACCATACCAAAAGGAACTAAATCAGGTATTATTTTCGAGACTGCGGAAGAAGTTTCAGATTATCTAATAAGAAATTCATTAATATCTACAGTGCCTTGGGATGACGCTGGGGCCTATTTACGACTATCTGTTACATTCAATGCGAATAGCCAGGCCGAAGAAATTGAAATAATAGAAGAGCTTAAGCAAAGATTATTAAAGCTTCAACTAATTTTTTAA
- the pdaB gene encoding polysaccharide deacetylase family sporulation protein PdaB codes for MKVYILQKRILSILLCTVLVLGGLIFYSRTTEDGIIGVFSNQKRLPIYSVETNDKKIAISFDAAWGDEFTDNILDTLDKYNIKTTFFLVAFWVDKYPDMVKKIYDRGHEIGNHSTTHPHMSKLTKEQIANELKTTGDKIAKITGKDPVVFRPPFGDYNNLLIETAEELNYHTIQWDVDSLDWKEMGVQPVVDRVTRNVKKGSIVLFHNNAKYVSEFLPLVLEKLQEQGYEIVPVSELIYKENYTIDNTGRQQKN; via the coding sequence ATGAAGGTATATATTTTACAGAAAAGGATTCTATCAATTTTGCTATGTACTGTGCTAGTCTTAGGGGGATTGATATTTTACTCGAGAACTACTGAGGACGGGATAATAGGTGTTTTTTCAAACCAAAAGAGATTGCCTATTTATAGTGTAGAAACCAACGATAAAAAGATAGCCATAAGCTTTGATGCAGCATGGGGTGATGAATTTACAGATAATATACTAGATACATTAGACAAGTATAATATTAAAACAACATTTTTTTTAGTAGCATTTTGGGTAGACAAATATCCAGATATGGTAAAGAAAATTTATGATAGGGGACATGAAATAGGTAATCATTCAACTACTCATCCTCATATGTCTAAGTTAACTAAGGAACAAATAGCTAATGAATTAAAGACTACTGGAGATAAAATTGCAAAAATAACTGGGAAAGATCCTGTAGTTTTTAGACCACCGTTTGGTGATTATAACAATCTGTTAATTGAGACAGCAGAAGAGCTAAACTATCATACAATTCAGTGGGATGTGGATTCCTTAGACTGGAAAGAAATGGGAGTACAACCGGTAGTAGATAGAGTTACTAGAAATGTAAAAAAGGGTTCTATAGTATTGTTTCATAATAATGCTAAATATGTAAGTGAATTTTTACCTCTAGTTCTTGAAAAATTGCAGGAACAAGGATATGAAATAGTTCCCGTATCAGAGTTAATTTATAAAGAAAATTATACAATTGATAATACAGGAAGACAACAAAAAAATTAA
- a CDS encoding Mur ligase family protein: MMIDGIKIKGITSDSRQVRKDYVFVALTGQNKDGNEFINEAVESGAVIVYTEKDIYRKDCIVKKVNNGRIKLAELCNEFYGYPSEKLLVIGVTGTNGKTTTTNLIYHILKEAGIAVGIIGTLHIKIGKEQYPSKLTTPITEDIYYYLNRMVEENIRVAVLEVSSHGLKNDRVYGIKFDIAIHTNINQDHLNFHKTITDYIKSKKKLFDSLAAGKIALINHDDNYGLKMLEGNNEILIISYGLSSKSTVTASSIDMDFLTSFNYCLQRGITTLSGVEIEVFEYPITSNLLGNHNIYNALSAISTCLLLDVPIEKIAKAIKSYPPVTRRMEIVYKDKYTVIDDYCHNPASYEAVFHTIQTLQYNNLYIVNGVRGNRGLDINRRNAEVLKQWYEILNVKKLIITDSVDCVDNLNRVSNEERQVYFEVLKDSLFLFKYEASLRNAIKEILKELKPNDILLLLGAQSMDKGKGIFLDLINEKESINIIQQQSKIYDNIFDNH, encoded by the coding sequence ATGATGATAGATGGCATAAAAATTAAAGGAATAACTTCGGATTCTAGACAAGTTAGAAAAGATTATGTATTTGTAGCTTTAACAGGCCAAAATAAAGATGGAAATGAATTTATTAATGAAGCGGTAGAAAGTGGTGCGGTTATTGTTTATACAGAAAAGGATATTTATAGAAAAGATTGTATCGTGAAAAAGGTTAATAATGGGAGAATAAAGCTTGCTGAGCTGTGCAATGAATTTTATGGTTATCCATCAGAGAAATTATTAGTTATTGGAGTTACAGGTACAAATGGTAAAACAACAACTACTAATTTAATTTATCATATTCTTAAGGAAGCTGGGATTGCTGTTGGCATAATAGGGACCTTACATATTAAAATTGGTAAAGAACAATACCCATCAAAATTAACTACTCCAATTACAGAGGATATTTACTATTATTTAAATAGAATGGTAGAAGAAAACATAAGGGTTGCAGTATTAGAAGTATCTTCCCATGGTTTAAAAAATGATAGAGTTTATGGAATTAAATTTGATATTGCAATACATACAAATATTAATCAGGATCATTTAAACTTTCATAAAACTATTACTGATTATATTAAGTCTAAAAAGAAACTATTTGATAGTTTAGCAGCAGGTAAAATTGCTTTAATAAATCATGATGATAATTATGGACTAAAAATGTTGGAAGGAAATAATGAAATATTAATTATTAGTTATGGATTGAGCTCTAAATCTACGGTTACTGCTTCTAGTATCGATATGGATTTTTTAACATCTTTTAACTATTGTCTACAAAGAGGCATTACAACATTATCTGGAGTAGAAATAGAAGTATTTGAATATCCAATTACCTCTAACCTATTAGGAAATCATAATATTTACAATGCTTTATCAGCTATTAGTACATGCTTATTATTAGATGTTCCAATTGAAAAAATAGCAAAGGCCATAAAAAGTTATCCACCTGTAACAAGAAGGATGGAAATTGTCTACAAAGATAAATATACTGTTATAGATGATTATTGTCATAATCCTGCTAGTTATGAAGCGGTATTTCATACTATACAAACCCTTCAGTATAATAACCTTTATATTGTAAATGGTGTTAGAGGAAATAGAGGATTAGATATTAATCGTAGAAATGCTGAGGTCTTAAAACAATGGTATGAAATACTAAATGTAAAAAAACTTATTATTACAGATAGTGTAGATTGTGTAGATAATCTTAATCGGGTAAGTAATGAAGAAAGACAAGTATATTTTGAAGTACTAAAAGATAGTTTATTTTTGTTTAAATATGAAGCATCCTTAAGAAATGCTATAAAAGAAATACTTAAGGAATTAAAGCCTAATGATATACTTTTATTGTTGGGAGCACAATCTATGGATAAGGGGAAGGGTATATTTTTAGACTTAATTAATGAAAAAGAAAGTATTAATATAATTCAGCAACAATCAAAAATATACGATAATATTTTTGATAATCATTAA
- a CDS encoding single-stranded DNA-binding protein — MTLDHLMDTNVVTIVGKVVGEKEFSHEIYGEGFYTYNIEIPRLSDAVDQLPLTVSERLLVGLDLEDGDMIRIEGQLRSYNKFIDGSNRLVLTIFARDIIPFEGEEELKNPNEIFLEGYICKAPVYRETPFGREITDLLIAVNRLYNKSDYIPTIAWGRNARFSSKLNVGDRIRIWGRIQSRQYQKKLSDGNVLNKIAYEVSISKMEKVDENEEEHAIP; from the coding sequence ATGACACTTGATCATCTTATGGATACGAATGTTGTAACAATAGTGGGAAAGGTTGTTGGAGAAAAAGAGTTTAGTCATGAGATTTATGGAGAGGGGTTTTATACATATAATATAGAAATACCTCGACTAAGTGATGCAGTAGATCAGCTACCTTTAACAGTGTCAGAAAGGCTATTGGTGGGGTTAGACTTAGAAGATGGGGACATGATTAGGATAGAGGGGCAGTTAAGGTCCTATAACAAATTTATAGATGGTAGTAACCGTCTAGTATTAACTATATTTGCTAGGGATATTATTCCCTTTGAAGGGGAGGAAGAATTAAAAAATCCTAATGAGATTTTCTTAGAAGGATATATTTGCAAAGCTCCCGTCTATAGAGAAACACCTTTTGGTAGGGAAATTACAGACCTGCTAATTGCAGTAAATAGACTTTATAATAAGTCGGACTACATACCGACAATAGCTTGGGGAAGAAATGCAAGGTTTTCTTCTAAGTTAAATGTTGGTGATAGAATTCGGATCTGGGGACGGATACAAAGTAGGCAATATCAGAAAAAATTATCAGATGGAAATGTTTTAAATAAAATTGCATATGAGGTATCTATTTCTAAAATGGAAAAAGTTGATGAAAACGAAGAAGAGCACGCTATCCCTTAG
- a CDS encoding tyrosine-type recombinase/integrase produces MLELQELVEEFLFDCEARGLSKETLKSYNFYMKTFMRFCLDKEVKNVDQLNSRVLKQYSVSLIKRGYEESYINTLLTVLKSLISYLVEEKYIDERIEVKNVKEKTKVIQTFSDFEVEKMLETLKGNSYIEIRDRAVIYMLVDCGLRAGEVIRLREKDIKENNTLFIQGKGKKERFVPFSAQLKRAMLKYERAKNSFFIDKKHTPDYYFLGRYGQPLSNFIIQDICRKVGERANITETRVFPHNFRHYYAVKNLREGLDLYSLSRLLGHSDIATTSIYTSSLRNEELFDIVKERTPLTTFNKRGGRRI; encoded by the coding sequence ATGTTGGAATTGCAAGAGTTAGTGGAAGAATTTTTGTTTGATTGTGAGGCAAGGGGTTTAAGCAAGGAAACATTAAAAAGTTATAATTTTTACATGAAAACGTTTATGAGATTTTGCTTAGACAAAGAAGTTAAAAATGTAGATCAACTTAATAGCAGGGTACTAAAACAGTACAGTGTATCGTTAATTAAGAGAGGATACGAAGAAAGTTATATTAATACATTATTAACTGTACTGAAATCATTAATAAGTTATTTGGTAGAAGAAAAGTATATTGATGAAAGAATAGAAGTTAAAAATGTAAAAGAAAAAACAAAAGTTATACAAACATTTTCCGATTTTGAAGTTGAAAAGATGTTAGAAACTTTAAAGGGTAATAGTTACATTGAAATTAGAGATAGGGCAGTTATTTACATGCTTGTAGACTGTGGACTTCGAGCAGGTGAGGTAATTAGATTAAGAGAAAAGGATATTAAGGAAAATAATACTTTATTTATTCAAGGGAAAGGTAAGAAGGAAAGATTTGTACCATTTTCTGCACAGTTAAAAAGGGCTATGTTAAAGTATGAAAGGGCTAAAAATAGTTTCTTTATAGATAAAAAACATACACCAGATTATTATTTTTTAGGTAGATATGGACAACCCTTAAGTAATTTTATAATACAAGATATATGTAGGAAAGTAGGAGAAAGGGCAAATATAACTGAAACAAGAGTGTTTCCACATAATTTCAGGCACTACTATGCCGTCAAAAATCTACGTGAAGGATTGGACTTATATAGTTTGTCACGTTTATTAGGTCATTCCGATATTGCAACTACTTCTATATATACTTCTTCGCTAAGAAACGAAGAATTATTTGATATTGTGAAGGAAAGAACTCCACTTACCACTTTTAACAAAAGAGGTGGTAGGAGAATATGA
- a CDS encoding helix-turn-helix domain-containing protein, which yields MKLTKYNYHQFVKLNPTQKVILDCVLSYAYGNKNYAFPSQETIAEEINVCRHTVMRNLRKIEQIRIR from the coding sequence ATGAAATTAACTAAATATAACTACCATCAGTTTGTAAAGTTAAATCCTACTCAAAAGGTTATACTGGACTGTGTATTGTCTTATGCTTACGGTAATAAAAACTATGCTTTTCCATCACAAGAAACCATAGCAGAAGAAATAAACGTATGTAGACACACTGTAATGCGTAATTTAAGGAAAATAGAACAAATTAGGATAAGGTAG
- a CDS encoding helix-turn-helix domain-containing protein — protein sequence MVKIKLEEVLKTNDKTMYWLSKETNIAYNNLSNLTKGKNKSISFDVLEKICIALDCTPNDIIDIKN from the coding sequence ATGGTAAAAATTAAATTAGAAGAAGTTTTAAAAACAAATGATAAAACAATGTACTGGTTATCTAAAGAAACTAACATTGCTTACAACAATTTATCCAATCTTACAAAGGGGAAGAATAAAAGTATTTCTTTTGACGTATTAGAGAAAATATGTATCGCTCTTGATTGCACTCCAAACGATATAATAGACATAAAAAATTAA
- a CDS encoding SU10 major capsid protein has translation MILSNNENIKQLDLTKELVLLDHTEMPFTSLLLKNGRQKATSTIVSWDYEQLDSSRKLALEGADITDFQESDRTTGDSNVCQIMNKAVSVSDTAQAVSIEHINNLFAHELTNRMVEIKRDLEWYLINGVRDEGTTGNPRQMNGLLQFVKPQNKTEVTKALDIKQLQNMAKAMKQAGTASQNLVLLCDYNTYDIVADLFVDKTYYAGVTNEFGSPVKKLNLTYATVVPYLVNDMPVDTCLMANMNYLKFAELRALAYSDLAKTGSSKKGYIEMENTLKVLHPDAIMQYSKKQA, from the coding sequence ATGATTTTATCAAATAATGAGAACATTAAACAATTAGACTTAACAAAGGAATTAGTATTACTAGATCATACGGAGATGCCTTTTACATCTTTATTATTAAAGAATGGTAGACAAAAGGCAACTTCTACTATTGTAAGTTGGGATTATGAGCAATTAGACAGTAGCAGAAAATTAGCCTTAGAAGGTGCAGATATTACAGATTTCCAAGAGTCTGATAGAACAACTGGAGATAGTAACGTGTGTCAAATTATGAATAAGGCAGTTAGTGTATCTGATACGGCTCAAGCAGTGTCTATCGAACACATTAACAACTTATTCGCCCATGAATTAACTAACAGAATGGTTGAGATTAAGAGAGATTTAGAATGGTATTTAATTAATGGTGTTAGAGACGAAGGTACAACAGGAAATCCAAGGCAAATGAATGGATTACTACAATTTGTTAAGCCACAAAATAAAACAGAAGTCACAAAAGCATTAGATATTAAGCAGTTACAAAATATGGCTAAGGCTATGAAACAAGCAGGTACAGCAAGTCAAAATCTTGTATTACTGTGCGACTATAATACATACGATATTGTAGCAGACTTATTTGTAGATAAAACTTACTATGCAGGTGTAACTAATGAATTTGGTTCTCCAGTTAAAAAGTTAAACTTAACCTATGCTACTGTAGTACCTTATTTAGTTAACGATATGCCAGTAGATACCTGTTTAATGGCTAATATGAATTACTTAAAATTTGCAGAGTTAAGAGCATTAGCATATAGTGATCTTGCTAAAACAGGAAGTTCTAAAAAGGGCTATATTGAAATGGAGAATACTTTAAAAGTATTACATCCAGATGCGATTATGCAATATAGCAAGAAGCAAGCATAA
- a CDS encoding helix-turn-helix domain-containing protein, with protein MNERIEYKLERIRKKIKLKDVAKEIGISTGTVSRYENNKREMTEEHIQKYKKYIEEN; from the coding sequence ATGAACGAAAGAATTGAATATAAATTAGAACGTATAAGAAAAAAAATAAAACTTAAAGATGTTGCAAAAGAAATAGGTATTAGCACTGGAACAGTAAGTAGATACGAGAATAACAAAAGAGAAATGACGGAAGAACATATACAAAAATATAAAAAATATATAGAAGAAAATTAA
- a CDS encoding DEAD/DEAH box helicase family protein gives MKKYVSDVITTKHINNWNNGDVILITAPTGRGKSTLILRDLQEIAKLENEKILLLTNRDLLKNQFKNIITTTDTIKVINYQLLENIILNQKEIKELSNYKYIICDEAHYFFTDSGFNNLTDLSLKWILEQYDKIRIMMSATASTITNYIKQIGIEFKEYKLKHDYSYIDTLYFYEDDQVLKKMLFELPSNEKALYFTLAKKAYETSQELDNASFLCSKHNKRYSQYVDNEIRKQIVEQDMFSSQILCTTTTLDNGVNIKDNQVKHIIIDVFDVDTIEQCLGRRRIGQGEKTNVYIKKYSNQSLSGKRQGLINTMRYANMLRNEGIEELIKQYPRKSYGNLIYDVVDNGNVQKRINEIMYFKCEDTINFCDDLLSSNKKDNYARYIAKRFKYDYKNTFNLDDMYNCLTLSDKLEKLIGIKLYKQDQLKLIDDIDVRVDGKQQRSISKLNEGLKMLKLPYLIIKNVDKDRKLLNGEDNPNRDKTYWQVIKSLG, from the coding sequence ATGAAAAAATATGTAAGCGATGTAATTACAACTAAACATATAAATAATTGGAATAATGGAGATGTAATATTAATTACAGCTCCAACAGGCAGGGGAAAAAGTACATTAATTTTAAGAGATTTGCAGGAGATAGCAAAGTTAGAGAATGAAAAAATATTACTATTAACTAATAGGGATTTATTGAAAAATCAATTTAAAAATATAATTACAACTACAGATACGATTAAGGTTATTAATTATCAGTTGTTGGAGAATATTATCCTTAATCAAAAAGAAATTAAAGAGTTGAGTAATTATAAATATATAATTTGTGATGAAGCCCACTATTTTTTTACAGATAGTGGCTTTAATAATTTAACAGACTTATCTTTAAAATGGATACTAGAACAATACGATAAAATAAGAATTATGATGAGTGCTACAGCATCTACAATTACAAACTATATTAAACAAATTGGAATAGAATTTAAGGAATATAAACTTAAACATGACTATAGTTACATAGATACATTATATTTTTATGAAGATGATCAAGTATTAAAAAAGATGTTGTTTGAATTGCCTAGTAATGAAAAAGCATTATACTTTACATTAGCAAAAAAGGCATATGAAACAAGTCAAGAGTTAGATAATGCTAGTTTCCTATGTAGTAAGCATAATAAAAGATATAGTCAGTATGTAGATAATGAAATTAGAAAACAGATAGTTGAACAGGATATGTTTTCTAGTCAAATACTATGTACTACTACAACATTAGATAATGGTGTAAATATCAAAGATAATCAAGTCAAACATATAATTATAGATGTGTTTGATGTAGATACGATAGAACAATGCTTAGGCAGAAGAAGAATAGGACAAGGCGAAAAAACAAATGTATATATTAAAAAATATTCCAATCAATCATTATCAGGAAAAAGACAGGGATTAATTAATACAATGCGATATGCTAATATGTTGAGAAATGAAGGTATAGAAGAATTGATTAAACAATATCCTAGAAAAAGTTATGGTAATTTAATATATGATGTTGTAGATAATGGTAACGTACAAAAGAGAATAAACGAAATAATGTATTTCAAGTGTGAAGATACCATTAATTTTTGTGATGACTTGTTGAGCAGTAATAAAAAGGACAATTATGCAAGGTATATAGCAAAGAGATTTAAGTATGATTATAAAAATACTTTCAATTTAGATGATATGTATAATTGTTTGACTTTATCGGACAAGTTGGAAAAATTAATCGGCATTAAATTATATAAACAAGACCAGTTAAAATTAATTGATGATATAGATGTTAGAGTTGACGGAAAACAGCAAAGGTCAATATCTAAATTAAATGAAGGATTGAAAATGTTAAAATTACCTTATTTGATTATTAAGAATGTTGACAAGGATAGAAAGTTACTAAACGGTGAGGACAATCCAAACAGAGATAAGACATATTGGCAAGTAATTAAAAGTTTGGGGTAA
- a CDS encoding DNA packaging protein, translated as MAKKKLSTKEKLAIINNDIELWLSNFVKIPSNTGEMIPFKINAEQKDFVENKERYNIILKSRQLGFSTLSLGIMLYYAHQRPNTTYILIADKGDSSSNLFERLKMMYESIPDQYRLKQRRSNRDELVFENNSRIAVMVAGSKELGRSFTAQIIHCSEFAFWGGNQQERGLVALEQALAKNDDAMIILESTANGIGNNYYNIFGNAEKRRSKYKHFFYGWTNKSHLDQFRPEINEAVEWYRSINKGAKLKNDPLELYPYEQKLLKETNVTLLQLMWRQWKIQDMGEDMFKQEYPAYPIEAFISTDTGVFDANIITERMYNIPEPLKVVEGLPASLQKFIGNGLNIYQLPKPKDWYFGGIDTAAGLKGDYSSITILDAEGEQVATFNRNDIPVYKFVDIVVQLGQFYNYCMYLPERNTYGLDLINRLTREKNYIQVLKIKKFDKIKGRRTWEYGWYSDSVSKTKMVNDLKEAFEIGTILVNDKETLEQMKIFTENKGSFGNANGKGNYDDLVDGLGLAVQSLKQGRYYI; from the coding sequence ATGGCTAAGAAAAAACTAAGCACTAAAGAAAAACTAGCAATTATTAATAATGATATAGAATTGTGGTTAAGTAATTTTGTGAAGATACCATCTAATACAGGTGAAATGATACCTTTTAAGATAAATGCAGAGCAAAAGGATTTTGTAGAAAATAAGGAAAGGTATAATATAATCCTAAAATCAAGACAGTTAGGTTTTAGTACGTTGTCATTAGGTATAATGCTATATTATGCCCATCAAAGACCTAACACTACTTATATATTAATAGCAGATAAGGGTGATAGTAGCAGTAACTTGTTTGAACGTTTAAAGATGATGTATGAGTCAATTCCAGATCAATACAGATTAAAACAAAGAAGAAGTAATAGAGATGAATTGGTATTTGAAAATAATAGTCGTATTGCAGTAATGGTTGCAGGTTCAAAGGAATTAGGAAGATCATTTACAGCACAAATAATACATTGTTCTGAATTTGCGTTCTGGGGTGGTAATCAACAAGAGCGTGGATTAGTTGCCTTAGAACAAGCATTAGCAAAGAATGATGATGCAATGATTATATTAGAAAGTACAGCAAATGGAATCGGTAACAACTACTATAATATATTTGGTAATGCAGAAAAGAGAAGAAGTAAGTATAAACATTTCTTTTATGGGTGGACTAATAAGTCGCACTTAGACCAATTTAGACCAGAAATTAATGAAGCAGTAGAATGGTATAGGTCAATTAATAAGGGTGCTAAATTAAAGAATGATCCATTAGAATTATATCCATATGAACAGAAACTACTAAAAGAAACTAATGTTACTTTATTACAACTCATGTGGCGACAATGGAAAATTCAAGATATGGGCGAAGATATGTTTAAACAGGAATACCCTGCATATCCGATTGAAGCCTTTATAAGTACTGATACAGGTGTATTTGATGCAAATATTATTACTGAAAGAATGTATAATATCCCCGAACCATTAAAGGTTGTTGAGGGGTTACCTGCATCACTACAAAAGTTTATAGGAAATGGACTTAATATATATCAATTGCCTAAGCCTAAAGATTGGTACTTTGGTGGAATAGATACAGCAGCAGGATTAAAGGGCGACTATTCAAGTATAACAATATTAGATGCAGAAGGTGAGCAAGTTGCTACATTTAATAGAAATGATATTCCAGTTTATAAGTTTGTAGACATTGTTGTCCAACTTGGACAATTTTATAATTACTGTATGTATCTACCCGAACGTAACACCTATGGGCTAGATTTAATTAACAGATTGACTAGGGAAAAGAATTATATACAGGTGCTAAAGATAAAGAAATTCGATAAAATTAAAGGTCGCAGGACTTGGGAATATGGTTGGTATAGTGATAGTGTTTCAAAAACTAAAATGGTTAATGATTTGAAAGAAGCCTTTGAGATAGGCACTATATTAGTTAATGATAAAGAAACATTAGAGCAGATGAAAATATTTACAGAGAATAAAGGTAGTTTTGGTAATGCAAATGGTAAGGGAAATTATGACGATTTAGTGGACGGTTTGGGACTTGCAGTACAGAGTTTGAAACAAGGGCGATATTATATATAA